A window of the Roseburia sp. 831b genome harbors these coding sequences:
- a CDS encoding MBL fold metallo-hydrolase encodes MKLKVLGSGSSGNCYILENDNEALIIEAGLPFMEVKKALDFNVRKIKAVIITHIHSDHHLHWFEYARAGIPVFEPFRNEGQSLEFDNSQFRIRAFPNMSKDGHWFHGNNDGSECPCYGFYIEHPDIGSLVYVTDTECVRWRFSNVNHILAEANYSDDLIDNEAVNREHVLRGHMSLQTALDFISTNDNPALRNVVLLHLSDKNADSAQFLQKTRETIKYGADCYIAEKGLEVDLNLCPFT; translated from the coding sequence ATGAAACTTAAAGTTTTAGGTTCCGGTTCATCCGGTAACTGCTACATACTGGAGAATGACAACGAAGCATTGATAATCGAAGCCGGGTTGCCATTTATGGAAGTCAAGAAAGCATTGGATTTCAATGTGAGGAAGATTAAGGCGGTCATTATAACCCATATCCATTCTGACCACCATTTACATTGGTTTGAGTATGCAAGAGCAGGAATACCAGTATTTGAACCGTTCAGAAATGAAGGACAAAGTCTTGAATTTGACAATTCGCAGTTTAGAATAAGGGCTTTTCCAAACATGTCAAAAGATGGTCATTGGTTCCATGGAAATAATGACGGTTCGGAGTGTCCTTGTTATGGATTCTATATTGAGCATCCGGACATTGGAAGTCTTGTCTACGTGACAGATACAGAATGCGTCCGTTGGCGGTTCTCCAATGTAAATCATATACTCGCAGAAGCCAATTACAGCGATGATTTGATTGACAATGAAGCTGTCAACCGCGAACATGTTTTAAGAGGTCACATGAGCCTGCAAACGGCTCTGGACTTCATATCTACTAACGATAATCCGGCATTGAGAAATGTCGTTCTACTACACTTATCAGATAAAAACGCCGATTCGGCACAATTTCTACAAAAGACAAGAGAAACAATTAAATATGGCGCAGATTGTTACATAGCAGAAAAAGGATTAGAGGTCGATTTGAACCTTTGTCCGTTCACGTAG
- a CDS encoding single-stranded DNA-binding protein yields MNRTIENNIVELSGVITSEPVFSHEFYGEKFYIMTLEAKRTSGIADVVPLTISERLFKVEDKHVGLAVNVYGSFRSFNEHDETGNHLILSVFVQDIEEIITKVSGLDKNEITLIGFICKEPIYRKTPFGREVADVLLAVGRYYGKTDYIPCITWGRNAAFSSGLEVGTKIKIKGRVQSRIYKKKISDTDFEERIAYEVSASNIEVAD; encoded by the coding sequence ATGAATAGAACAATAGAGAATAACATTGTAGAACTTTCAGGAGTAATTACATCAGAGCCTGTATTTAGCCATGAATTTTATGGTGAGAAATTTTACATTATGACACTTGAAGCAAAGAGAACGAGCGGTATTGCAGATGTCGTTCCGCTGACCATTTCTGAACGGTTGTTTAAAGTTGAAGACAAACATGTCGGACTTGCCGTTAATGTATATGGAAGTTTCCGCTCATTCAATGAACATGATGAAACGGGAAATCATTTGATACTATCTGTATTCGTCCAAGATATTGAAGAAATAATTACGAAAGTTAGTGGATTAGACAAAAATGAAATAACTTTAATTGGATTTATCTGTAAAGAACCAATTTACCGTAAAACACCATTTGGAAGAGAGGTTGCGGATGTGCTGCTTGCAGTTGGACGTTATTATGGAAAAACGGACTATATTCCGTGTATTACATGGGGAAGAAACGCTGCATTTTCATCTGGCTTAGAAGTTGGAACAAAAATCAAAATTAAAGGACGTGTTCAAAGCCGTATATACAAAAAGAAGATTTCTGATACAGATTTTGAGGAAAGAATTGCGTATGAGGTTTCTGCAAGCAATATTGAGGTGGCGGATTGA
- a CDS encoding phage replisome organizer N-terminal domain-containing protein: MAENKRYYWLKLMDDFFDSKRIKKLRKMAGGDTYTIIYLKMQLLSLKKGGYLEYSGLEDEFYKEIALDIDEDEINVQVTIQYLLSCGLLETSDNIEYIMPFVQDNLGSETASTRRSRKSRENAQKMLQCNAVEAERNNLQQNCNVEIDTEKDIDTDIEKENTKESSLASSFNAEQAWIDTFDKYPKKSAAVKAKQVWMEKLLGVLEPNRKDVAKLIYYATVDYIKDYAKREPNDTTFRYIPKYSDWLVDDCDYWIRKVEEKQKIRGGES, from the coding sequence ATGGCGGAGAATAAGCGATACTATTGGCTTAAATTGATGGATGACTTCTTCGACAGTAAGAGAATTAAAAAGCTACGAAAGATGGCAGGTGGAGATACATATACCATCATCTATTTAAAAATGCAGTTGTTATCGCTAAAAAAAGGCGGTTACCTGGAATACTCCGGCTTAGAAGATGAATTTTACAAAGAAATCGCCCTTGATATTGACGAGGACGAGATTAATGTTCAAGTCACAATTCAGTATCTTTTATCATGTGGATTACTGGAAACATCTGACAATATCGAGTACATCATGCCATTTGTGCAAGATAACCTAGGAAGTGAGACCGCAAGTACTAGAAGAAGTCGGAAATCTAGGGAAAATGCACAAAAAATGTTGCAATGCAACGCTGTTGAAGCGGAGCGCAACAATTTGCAACAAAATTGCAATGTAGAGATAGATACAGAGAAAGACATAGATACAGATATAGAGAAAGAAAATACAAAAGAAAGCTCGCTTGCCAGTTCATTCAATGCAGAGCAGGCGTGGATTGATACATTTGACAAATATCCTAAAAAATCAGCAGCAGTAAAAGCGAAGCAAGTGTGGATGGAAAAACTATTAGGAGTGCTTGAACCAAATCGAAAGGATGTTGCAAAGCTTATTTACTATGCGACGGTTGATTACATAAAGGATTATGCGAAACGAGAGCCAAATGATACGACATTTAGATATATTCCGAAGTATTCAGATTGGCTTGTTGATGACTGTGATTATTGGATAAGAAAAGTTGAAGAGAAACAGAAAATACGAGGTGGTGAAAGTTGA
- a CDS encoding recombinase RecT has protein sequence MAENNSLEVQKVNTAVSQWTNSITNLVTKDFELCGVPYDDYSKQCAMSAMTSIYQLVKDSDKIKDLNNLDKSNLREVVGQCASLKLNANAVPRECYFQLRTKKSGDNYVQVVEMGIEGDGNDALLRNYGENVDTVYPCWLVKEGDEFSYPKHKGIEMTPPEWEEMGQSQKVVRVVYPLKLKDGTFQYLIAERDGVKVNLFAHVRNNLMNETFGICQNRYKASAEQLGKIKTKKEEIFDALRKCATVDEMLECEVAKPYISAAWLDTPESMIVRKMRNNAIKKYRKDFNSMAKQSFNQLDETYVQTQEEIAENANSEDFQVDQEVAETVEEPKMAQPEKVAGEVVENDENVPDFMKD, from the coding sequence ATGGCAGAAAACAACAGTTTAGAGGTACAGAAAGTCAACACTGCGGTCAGTCAGTGGACTAATTCAATCACGAATCTTGTTACAAAGGATTTTGAGTTATGTGGCGTGCCATATGATGATTATTCAAAACAGTGCGCCATGTCAGCTATGACAAGTATTTATCAGCTTGTTAAGGACAGCGACAAAATCAAGGACTTAAACAATCTTGATAAGTCAAATCTGCGTGAGGTTGTCGGTCAGTGCGCAAGCCTTAAACTTAATGCAAATGCAGTGCCGAGAGAGTGCTATTTTCAGCTTAGAACAAAGAAGTCCGGAGACAACTATGTGCAGGTCGTTGAAATGGGGATCGAGGGAGACGGCAACGATGCATTACTTCGTAACTACGGAGAGAATGTTGATACCGTATATCCTTGTTGGCTTGTTAAAGAGGGCGATGAATTTTCATATCCAAAGCATAAAGGTATCGAAATGACACCGCCAGAGTGGGAAGAAATGGGACAGTCGCAGAAAGTTGTCCGTGTTGTTTATCCTCTGAAATTAAAGGACGGCACATTTCAGTATCTGATTGCAGAGAGAGACGGTGTAAAAGTCAATCTGTTTGCCCATGTGCGCAACAATCTGATGAATGAGACTTTTGGCATCTGCCAGAATCGTTACAAAGCATCGGCGGAACAGTTAGGCAAAATCAAGACAAAGAAAGAAGAGATTTTCGACGCTTTGAGAAAATGCGCAACCGTTGATGAAATGTTGGAATGTGAAGTTGCAAAGCCTTATATCAGCGCAGCATGGCTTGATACGCCAGAATCTATGATTGTTCGCAAGATGCGTAACAATGCAATCAAGAAGTATCGCAAGGACTTTAACAGTATGGCAAAGCAGTCATTCAATCAGCTTGATGAAACCTATGTGCAAACGCAGGAAGAAATTGCAGAGAATGCTAATTCCGAGGATTTCCAGGTTGACCAGGAAGTTGCAGAAACCGTGGAGGAACCTAAGATGGCACAGCCAGAGAAAGTAGCCGGAGAAGTCGTTGAGAATGACGAGAACGTGCCAGACTTTATGAAGGACTAG
- a CDS encoding replicative DNA helicase codes for MTEAETGVIGCVLIDNVSMNKIYNTLKPQMFESEFCQDAFAEMLTMYDRGDNINVMSLSQALENHKWSPEVIGEELKDCTLSAPTSVSIKSYAETIVRDYRARTVKELFHRSSLRPCDIDNTIAEVLIRLEELQAGKDVQSKSLKQIVQENKDKYFNERVGEGGIKTGFYKLDDCLGCLEGGDVTVIGARPGVGKSALVTQIIGQIAKKGNRIGYFNLEMNESQVYERFVARLAELSLTRVRRATSFLGGEKEAFDRANEEMCGYDVTISTGAKTVSDIKAECRHQQFDVIIIDYLQLIKADRKFANRASEVGDISKAIKALAMELHVPIILLSQLNRTSEIRDTKEPTMSELRESGDIEQDASNIILLWNVSENRKYKGLKVEKQRQGEPMREGLEFDGEHMRFIERPEPFEKFSSRVKQLERSMQDFEDIDNSPFDDWDG; via the coding sequence TTGACAGAAGCTGAAACAGGTGTGATTGGCTGCGTTTTGATTGATAACGTTTCAATGAATAAGATTTATAACACGTTAAAACCACAGATGTTTGAATCGGAATTTTGCCAAGACGCATTTGCTGAAATGTTAACCATGTACGACCGTGGAGATAATATCAATGTAATGTCTTTATCGCAGGCACTTGAAAATCATAAATGGTCACCAGAAGTAATTGGAGAGGAATTAAAGGATTGTACATTGTCAGCACCGACATCCGTTTCCATCAAAAGCTATGCGGAAACCATTGTTCGAGATTACAGGGCAAGGACAGTAAAGGAATTGTTTCATAGGTCGAGTTTAAGGCCTTGTGATATTGATAATACAATTGCAGAGGTTTTAATAAGGCTTGAAGAATTGCAAGCGGGTAAGGACGTTCAATCAAAATCATTGAAGCAAATTGTGCAAGAAAATAAGGACAAGTACTTCAATGAGCGTGTTGGAGAGGGCGGTATAAAAACCGGATTCTACAAATTAGATGATTGCCTTGGATGTCTTGAAGGTGGAGATGTGACTGTAATCGGTGCACGACCTGGTGTTGGTAAATCAGCATTGGTTACGCAAATAATTGGTCAAATAGCAAAAAAAGGAAACAGAATAGGTTATTTCAACCTTGAAATGAATGAATCACAAGTGTACGAGCGATTTGTTGCCAGATTGGCAGAATTAAGCCTTACAAGAGTTAGGCGTGCAACATCATTTTTAGGTGGCGAGAAAGAAGCGTTTGACAGAGCTAATGAAGAAATGTGTGGATATGATGTCACAATTTCAACCGGAGCTAAAACAGTAAGTGATATTAAGGCAGAATGCAGGCATCAGCAATTTGATGTTATTATCATCGACTATTTGCAGTTGATAAAGGCAGATAGAAAATTTGCAAACAGAGCGTCAGAGGTTGGAGATATTTCAAAGGCAATTAAAGCACTGGCAATGGAGCTGCATGTACCAATTATTCTTCTATCACAGTTGAATCGAACTTCTGAAATAAGAGATACAAAAGAGCCTACAATGTCAGAGCTTCGAGAATCTGGCGATATTGAGCAGGATGCATCAAATATTATTCTTCTTTGGAATGTATCGGAAAACAGGAAGTACAAAGGCTTAAAGGTTGAAAAGCAACGACAAGGCGAACCAATGAGAGAAGGACTTGAATTTGATGGAGAACATATGAGGTTCATTGAACGCCCGGAGCCATTTGAAAAGTTCTCTTCCAGAGTGAAACAACTTGAACGGAGTATGCAAGATTTTGAAGATATTGACAATTCGCCTTTTGATGATTGGGATGGTTGA
- a CDS encoding AAA family ATPase, giving the protein MRMILKSLHMENFKGIRSLDVNFSNKTSIKGQNAAGKTTIFDAFTWLLFNKNSAGEEKFNVRPLDKDGKRIDNVEINVAAVLDVDGKEVELSKTQKQNWVKKRGTDTVTLQGNVNSFEIDGYPKSEADFKAYVSGLAQSEDMFKLLTNPQYFSSLKWKEQRDILMKLVAEVSDVELAKTDAKYAPLVDELGKAPSTDDIRAKFSKALTEWKKKQAEIPVRIDEAEKSKVDVDVAEQELAKADLERQITGVDKKIADSSIENAIGNLQQEEMQLQFEMSGIMQTMNSELSARRRELNNEKDCAARKFSDFHNQIQIAENQIKLNDKCIADYDEKRHSLGTQYNAEFARAFDETPYLFDESKWVFDESTTVCSLCGQTLPADKIEQLKLDFEDRKEKAKADAEKRLRDAIANFNASKQATLKQLIADGNKYKSEIERMRKENTELHESIKSLKEQEVAALASKNDFDKKLAEIPEFSDYMQNPKYVELKVKHDEVTAKIENLEKSNDEEILDSLKCEKSDLQSRLDEVNSIIAKASMNVEIDERIAQLQAEQKEIGQKVADQEQMLYLLEEFIRFKLDKVSESINSHFKTVNFKLFETQLNGGLKDCCECTVNGVPYSTLNSGHRIVAGLDIIRSLSELYGVSVPIFVDNAESLNEFNVPDMDAQLILLTVSEDKQLKVEGV; this is encoded by the coding sequence ATGCGAATGATTTTGAAATCGTTACATATGGAGAATTTCAAAGGAATTAGGAGCCTTGATGTGAATTTCTCCAACAAGACAAGTATTAAAGGACAGAATGCTGCAGGAAAAACAACAATCTTTGATGCGTTTACATGGCTTCTGTTTAACAAGAACAGTGCCGGAGAGGAAAAGTTCAATGTACGCCCACTGGATAAGGACGGAAAGCGCATTGACAACGTAGAAATTAATGTTGCAGCGGTTCTGGATGTAGACGGCAAGGAAGTGGAACTATCCAAGACGCAGAAACAGAACTGGGTTAAGAAACGTGGTACTGATACTGTTACATTGCAGGGAAATGTCAATTCATTTGAAATTGACGGTTACCCGAAAAGTGAAGCTGATTTCAAAGCTTATGTTTCCGGACTGGCGCAGAGCGAGGATATGTTTAAGCTGTTGACCAATCCGCAGTATTTCTCTTCTCTGAAATGGAAAGAGCAGAGAGATATTCTGATGAAGCTTGTTGCAGAAGTATCAGATGTGGAACTTGCAAAGACAGATGCCAAGTATGCACCACTGGTTGATGAATTAGGAAAAGCGCCGTCTACGGACGATATTCGTGCCAAGTTTTCCAAGGCTCTTACAGAGTGGAAGAAGAAACAGGCTGAAATTCCGGTCCGTATTGATGAAGCCGAGAAATCTAAGGTTGACGTTGACGTGGCGGAGCAGGAACTTGCAAAAGCTGATTTAGAGAGACAGATTACAGGTGTTGATAAAAAGATTGCGGATTCCAGTATTGAAAATGCAATTGGTAATCTGCAGCAGGAAGAGATGCAGTTGCAATTTGAAATGTCTGGCATTATGCAGACTATGAATAGTGAACTGTCCGCAAGGAGAAGAGAACTTAACAATGAAAAGGATTGTGCTGCACGAAAATTTAGTGATTTTCATAATCAGATTCAGATTGCAGAAAATCAGATTAAATTGAATGATAAGTGCATCGCTGATTATGACGAAAAACGTCACAGTTTAGGAACACAGTACAATGCCGAATTTGCCAGGGCATTTGATGAAACACCGTATCTCTTTGATGAATCCAAGTGGGTATTTGACGAATCTACAACGGTTTGCTCTTTATGCGGGCAGACACTTCCGGCTGATAAGATTGAGCAGTTAAAATTAGATTTTGAGGACAGAAAAGAAAAGGCAAAAGCCGATGCCGAGAAGAGGTTGAGAGACGCAATTGCTAATTTCAATGCAAGTAAGCAAGCAACACTTAAGCAACTGATTGCTGATGGGAATAAATACAAATCTGAAATCGAACGTATGAGAAAAGAAAATACAGAATTGCATGAATCCATCAAAAGTTTGAAGGAACAGGAAGTTGCAGCACTTGCATCAAAGAATGATTTTGATAAGAAACTTGCGGAGATTCCGGAATTTTCAGACTATATGCAGAATCCAAAGTATGTAGAGTTGAAAGTGAAACATGATGAAGTTACTGCAAAAATCGAGAATCTGGAAAAATCTAATGATGAAGAAATTTTGGATTCCCTTAAATGTGAAAAATCTGATTTACAGAGCCGGCTTGATGAAGTGAACAGTATCATTGCCAAGGCATCCATGAATGTCGAGATTGACGAGAGAATCGCACAGTTGCAGGCAGAGCAGAAAGAAATCGGACAGAAAGTTGCGGACCAGGAACAGATGCTTTACCTCTTGGAAGAGTTTATACGCTTCAAGCTGGATAAGGTTTCTGAATCTATCAACAGCCATTTCAAGACCGTAAACTTCAAACTCTTTGAAACGCAATTAAATGGCGGACTTAAAGATTGCTGTGAGTGTACCGTAAATGGCGTTCCGTATTCGACTTTGAACAGTGGTCACAGAATCGTAGCCGGACTTGATATTATCCGTTCTCTTAGCGAGTTATACGGCGTGAGCGTACCGATTTTTGTTGATAACGCGGAATCGCTGAATGAGTTCAATGTGCCAGATATGGATGCACAGTTAATTCTTTTGACCGTATCAGAGGACAAACAGTTGAAAGTGGAGGGTGTGTAG
- a CDS encoding HNH endonuclease, which yields MPIKPENRKRYPANWKDIRKDILKRADNKCEFCGIENYAIRENGSKVVLTIAHLDHTPENCDYSNLRALCQRCHNRYDAKHRAETRRKAGVIGGN from the coding sequence ATGCCAATTAAACCAGAAAATCGGAAAAGATATCCGGCAAACTGGAAAGACATACGAAAAGATATCCTTAAACGGGCAGACAATAAATGCGAATTTTGTGGAATTGAGAATTATGCTATCCGCGAAAATGGCTCAAAAGTTGTCCTGACAATAGCGCATTTAGACCATACACCGGAAAATTGCGATTACAGTAATCTTAGAGCGTTATGCCAGAGATGCCACAACAGATATGATGCAAAACACAGGGCAGAAACGAGAAGAAAGGCAGGTGTGATAGGTGGCAATTAA
- a CDS encoding DUF4145 domain-containing protein, which yields MLHTITAKNMIDSRNSEIKIDDKDITECPLCHKSIAPLPIFACIYELSDSTICASVVYFCRHCTSPFIAHYLVFDPTYHVSSITYNAATFRYVEPIKFVKTAFDNKIVKLSPQFDKIYNQALAAETSGLDEIAGIGYRKSLEFLIKDFAIHENPDAEEKIKSMPLAACIKNFIDSPNIKTLATRSAWIGNDEAHYIRKQEDRDVNDMKSFIQATVYFISMILITEDAGSMEPK from the coding sequence ATGTTACATACTATTACAGCTAAAAATATGATTGATTCACGAAATAGCGAAATCAAAATTGACGATAAAGATATTACAGAATGTCCTTTATGTCACAAATCTATTGCCCCTCTACCAATTTTTGCTTGTATCTATGAATTATCGGATTCAACTATATGTGCTAGTGTTGTTTATTTTTGTAGACACTGTACTTCTCCATTTATTGCTCACTATCTAGTTTTCGATCCTACTTATCATGTCAGTTCCATCACCTATAACGCTGCCACATTTCGTTATGTTGAACCAATAAAATTTGTAAAAACGGCTTTTGATAATAAAATCGTTAAACTTTCACCACAATTTGACAAAATATATAATCAAGCCCTTGCTGCTGAAACATCTGGTCTTGATGAAATTGCAGGTATTGGTTACAGGAAATCCCTTGAATTCCTAATAAAAGATTTTGCAATACATGAAAATCCGGATGCCGAAGAAAAAATCAAATCTATGCCACTTGCAGCTTGTATCAAAAACTTTATTGATTCTCCTAATATAAAAACATTAGCTACTCGGTCTGCTTGGATAGGTAATGATGAAGCTCACTATATTCGGAAGCAAGAAGACCGAGATGTTAATGATATGAAATCGTTTATTCAGGCAACAGTTTACTTCATTAGCATGATTCTAATTACCGAAGACGCTGGTTCTATGGAACCTAAATAG
- a CDS encoding ERCC4 domain-containing protein, whose amino-acid sequence MKLIEDKGQQADKHIQKKQFFEDNDIEVYRLPLPVGDYIVVNEKVQDVIDRKARRNTEVKKMDFLGSYDVSVDTKKDMQEIVGNICGKQHARFRDECILAQNNGIKLYVLIENTDGVKSIDDVFRWQNPRMHRYNKIAYMHNIGKWLNVALPKAKPTSGETLAKAMLTMQLKYGVEFVFCRPENAGAKVIELLGGKEDGGE is encoded by the coding sequence GTGAAATTGATAGAAGATAAAGGACAACAGGCGGATAAACATATTCAGAAAAAACAATTTTTTGAAGATAATGATATTGAAGTTTACAGACTTCCTTTGCCGGTTGGTGATTACATAGTTGTTAATGAAAAGGTTCAGGATGTAATAGACAGAAAAGCAAGGCGAAACACGGAAGTGAAAAAAATGGATTTCCTTGGAAGCTACGATGTGTCGGTAGACACCAAGAAAGATATGCAGGAGATTGTCGGGAATATCTGCGGAAAGCAACACGCGAGGTTCAGGGATGAATGTATCTTGGCACAGAACAACGGAATTAAGTTGTATGTATTGATTGAGAATACAGATGGAGTGAAATCTATTGATGATGTATTCCGTTGGCAGAATCCACGGATGCACCGATACAACAAAATTGCTTATATGCACAATATTGGAAAGTGGCTGAACGTAGCGTTACCGAAAGCAAAACCAACATCCGGTGAGACGCTTGCAAAGGCGATGTTGACCATGCAGCTTAAGTATGGTGTTGAGTTTGTATTTTGCCGACCAGAGAACGCAGGCGCAAAGGTTATCGAATTACTTGGAGGAAAAGAGGATGGCGGAGAATAA
- a CDS encoding antA/AntB antirepressor family protein encodes MNDLETIKMQTPIEIALGVDENGMTTARKLYEFLEMDKSHYSRWVKANIVDNEFATENEDYFYSPSMANESSRGNFADDYKLTAHFAKKLSMKGNGAKAEEARDYFTTLEERVKQKVIDLNQLSPELQMFQKIFNSVAEQQLEQKRQAEQLNHVEQRVESIREVVALDTTSWRDDTGNILRKISMELGGGQAYSQVRAESYELLSKRMGVNLKQRLTNKRRRMADEGICKSARDKLSYVDIIAEDKKLVEGYTAIVKEMAIRYGVGKE; translated from the coding sequence AAGAAAGCTGTATGAGTTCTTGGAGATGGATAAAAGCCATTATTCCAGATGGGTGAAAGCCAATATTGTTGACAATGAATTTGCTACTGAAAATGAGGATTATTTTTACTCGCCATCAATGGCGAATGAAAGTAGCAGAGGAAATTTTGCTGATGATTATAAACTCACAGCCCATTTTGCAAAGAAGCTTTCCATGAAAGGAAATGGAGCGAAAGCAGAAGAAGCACGAGATTATTTCACAACCTTGGAAGAACGTGTGAAACAAAAGGTAATCGACCTCAATCAGTTATCACCGGAGTTACAGATGTTCCAGAAGATTTTCAATTCTGTAGCAGAACAGCAGTTGGAACAGAAACGGCAGGCGGAACAACTGAACCATGTGGAACAGAGAGTTGAGAGTATCCGGGAAGTGGTTGCGCTTGATACAACATCATGGCGTGATGATACTGGAAACATTCTGCGCAAGATCAGCATGGAACTTGGCGGCGGGCAGGCATATAGCCAAGTAAGAGCGGAAAGTTATGAACTGTTGTCAAAGCGAATGGGTGTAAATCTGAAACAACGGCTGACTAATAAGCGCAGGCGCATGGCAGATGAGGGTATCTGTAAATCAGCCAGAGACAAATTATCCTATGTGGATATTATTGCAGAGGACAAGAAATTGGTCGAAGGATATACGGCTATTGTGAAAGAAATGGCAATCAGATACGGAGTTGGAAAAGAATAA